A part of Arachis hypogaea cultivar Tifrunner chromosome 12, arahy.Tifrunner.gnm2.J5K5, whole genome shotgun sequence genomic DNA contains:
- the LOC112726340 gene encoding putative disease resistance RPP13-like protein 1 isoform X2, which yields MAAALVGGAFLSGFINVLFDRFLKTDTVNKVLGKKLGPDLVERLKTALLGAEGLVADAEMKQFGNPSVRKRLDSLRDAVYCAEDLLDTVLTKAATQKKISSTFFISIFINRDRDMVDKMEGVVGRIEDLGKQKDFLGLEKVSTSSSSWRTPSTSLVRGNVYGTEDDRKALIKMLNDNSEHQLSVIAIVGIGGVGKTTLAQWVYNNQEEFMKGFDPKAWVCVSENFDIVETTRVIKGILGHTCSLDDFNSFQHALKEKLLNKKFFIVLDDVWSDDGDRWSNFMTPFQYGKKGSVVLLTTRGNNVALAVQNCRPYFLNGLSEDYCWSVFADNASFPQSNGNAALEGVGREIVKKCGGLPLAAETLGRLLRTKHDVKEWNKILISDIWAFSVKNNRWIW from the exons ATGGCTGCTGCACTTGTTGGTGGAGCTTTCCTCTCTGGCTTCATTAACGTTCTCTTTGACAGGTTCCTTAAAACTGATACTGTCAACAAGGTCTTGGGAAAGAAGCTTGGCCCTGACTTGGTTGAAAGGCTGAAGACTGCTCTGTTGGGTGCTGAAGGTCTTGTTGCTGATGCTGAGATGAAGCAGTTCGGTAATCCATCTGTGAGGAAGAGGCTTGATAGTCTCCGGGATGCTGTTTACTGTGCTGAGGACTTGCTGGACACTGTCCTCACCAAAGCCGCCACTCAAAAGAAGATAAGTTCTACCTTTTTCATTAGCATCTTTATCAACCGAGATAGGGACATGGTAGACAAGATGGAAGGGGTGGTTGGAAGAATAGAGGATCTTGGAAAACAAAAAGATTTCCTTGGTCTTGAAAAGGTTTCCACTAGTAGCTCATCATGGAGGACTCCATCCACTTCTCTTGTAAGAGGGAATGTGTATGGCACAGAGGATGACAGGAAGGCCTTAATCAAGATGCTGAATGACAACAGTGAGCATCAGTTGTCTGTGATTGCCATTGTTGGCATAGGTGGGGTTGGTAAAACAACATTAGCCCAATGGGTATACAACAACCAGGAGGAGTTCATGAAGGGATTTGATCCTAAAGCATGGGTTTGTGTTTCAGAAAATTTTGATATTGTTGAGACTACAAGAGTCATAAAGGGGATCCTTGGACATACTTGCAGTCTCGATGATTTCAATTCATTTCAACATgctttgaaagaaaaattgttgaATAAGAAGTTCTTTATTGTTCTGGATGATGTTTGGAGTGACGATGGTGACAGATGGAGTAATTTTATGACTCCTTTTCAATACGGGAAGAAGGGAAGTGTTGTTCTTCTTACTACTCGTGGGAATAATGTTGCTTTAGCAGTTCAAAACTGTCGCCCTTATTTTCTCAATGGTTTGTCAGAAGACTATTGTTGGTCAGTATTTGCAGACAATGCATCTTTTCCACAATCTAATGGGAATGCAGCACTTGAAGGAGTTGGTAGAGAGATTGTCAAGAAGTGTGGTGGCTTGCCATTAGCTGCAGAAACGCTTGGACGCCTGTTACGTACAAAGCATGATGTTAAGGAATGGAACAAGATATTAATAAGTGATATTTGGGCATTTTCTGTGAAGAATA ATAGGTGGATTTGGTAA
- the LOC112726340 gene encoding putative disease resistance RPP13-like protein 1 isoform X1, protein MAAALVGGAFLSGFINVLFDRFLKTDTVNKVLGKKLGPDLVERLKTALLGAEGLVADAEMKQFGNPSVRKRLDSLRDAVYCAEDLLDTVLTKAATQKKISSTFFISIFINRDRDMVDKMEGVVGRIEDLGKQKDFLGLEKVSTSSSSWRTPSTSLVRGNVYGTEDDRKALIKMLNDNSEHQLSVIAIVGIGGVGKTTLAQWVYNNQEEFMKGFDPKAWVCVSENFDIVETTRVIKGILGHTCSLDDFNSFQHALKEKLLNKKFFIVLDDVWSDDGDRWSNFMTPFQYGKKGSVVLLTTRGNNVALAVQNCRPYFLNGLSEDYCWSVFADNASFPQSNGNAALEGVGREIVKKCGGLPLAAETLGRLLRTKHDVKEWNKILISDIWAFSVKNSKIIPALLISYFHLSPHLKRCFVYCSLHPKDYRFMKYELILLWMAEDFLPPPKRGETLEEVGWECFNELTSRLFFTKIQDGDDYFVMHNLLHDLAIFLAGDFYCNSEEFCEEEEIRIQIRHLCVNLRCCSSKLYNSISTDRWIW, encoded by the coding sequence ATGGCTGCTGCACTTGTTGGTGGAGCTTTCCTCTCTGGCTTCATTAACGTTCTCTTTGACAGGTTCCTTAAAACTGATACTGTCAACAAGGTCTTGGGAAAGAAGCTTGGCCCTGACTTGGTTGAAAGGCTGAAGACTGCTCTGTTGGGTGCTGAAGGTCTTGTTGCTGATGCTGAGATGAAGCAGTTCGGTAATCCATCTGTGAGGAAGAGGCTTGATAGTCTCCGGGATGCTGTTTACTGTGCTGAGGACTTGCTGGACACTGTCCTCACCAAAGCCGCCACTCAAAAGAAGATAAGTTCTACCTTTTTCATTAGCATCTTTATCAACCGAGATAGGGACATGGTAGACAAGATGGAAGGGGTGGTTGGAAGAATAGAGGATCTTGGAAAACAAAAAGATTTCCTTGGTCTTGAAAAGGTTTCCACTAGTAGCTCATCATGGAGGACTCCATCCACTTCTCTTGTAAGAGGGAATGTGTATGGCACAGAGGATGACAGGAAGGCCTTAATCAAGATGCTGAATGACAACAGTGAGCATCAGTTGTCTGTGATTGCCATTGTTGGCATAGGTGGGGTTGGTAAAACAACATTAGCCCAATGGGTATACAACAACCAGGAGGAGTTCATGAAGGGATTTGATCCTAAAGCATGGGTTTGTGTTTCAGAAAATTTTGATATTGTTGAGACTACAAGAGTCATAAAGGGGATCCTTGGACATACTTGCAGTCTCGATGATTTCAATTCATTTCAACATgctttgaaagaaaaattgttgaATAAGAAGTTCTTTATTGTTCTGGATGATGTTTGGAGTGACGATGGTGACAGATGGAGTAATTTTATGACTCCTTTTCAATACGGGAAGAAGGGAAGTGTTGTTCTTCTTACTACTCGTGGGAATAATGTTGCTTTAGCAGTTCAAAACTGTCGCCCTTATTTTCTCAATGGTTTGTCAGAAGACTATTGTTGGTCAGTATTTGCAGACAATGCATCTTTTCCACAATCTAATGGGAATGCAGCACTTGAAGGAGTTGGTAGAGAGATTGTCAAGAAGTGTGGTGGCTTGCCATTAGCTGCAGAAACGCTTGGACGCCTGTTACGTACAAAGCATGATGTTAAGGAATGGAACAAGATATTAATAAGTGATATTTGGGCATTTTCTGTGAAGAATAgtaagattatccctgcattatTGATAAGTTACTTCCAtctttctccacacttaaaacgttgttttgtttattgctctTTACATCCCAAAGATTATCGATTCATGAAATATGAATTAATCTTGTTGTGGATGGCAGAAGATTTTTTACCACCACCAAAGAGAGGAGAGACTTTAGAAGAAGTTGGTTGGGAATGTTTTAATGAACTAACTTCTAGATTATTTTTCACAAAGATTCAAGATGGTGATGATTATTTTGTGATGCACAATCTCCTGCATGACTTAGCAATATTTCTTGCTGGAGATTTCTATTGCAACTCAGAAGAATTTTGTGAAGAGGAGGAGATAAGGATTCAGATTCGACATTTGTGTGTAAATTTACGTTGTTGTAGCTCAAAACTTTATAATTCTATTTCTACAGATAGGTGGATTTGGTAA
- the LOC112726341 gene encoding putative disease resistance RPP13-like protein 1, with protein sequence MAGAVVGGAFLSGFINIVINKFLTEDVANKVFGKKLGPDLVERLKTALLGAEALVADAELKQFGNLNVRKWLDSLRDAVYCAEDLLATVLTKAATKKEESSSWWSPTFFINRDKDDMVDKMVGVVRRIEDLGKQKDFLGLEKIPTGSSSWRTPSSSLVRGTVYGREDDKKALIKMLNDNNEHHLSVIAIVGIGGVGKTTLAQWLYNNEEFMKGFDLKAWVCVSEKFEVVETTRNVIKQIHGGTCSLDDFNSLQNALKEEFSNKKFFIVLDDVWSDDGDKWSNFMTPFQQNGNKGSIVLLTTREENVASAVQNCQPYFLWELSEDYCWSVFAENASFPQSNGRAALEEIGRKIVKKCDGLPLAAETLGRLLRTKHDVEEWNKILMSHIWGFSLEKSKIIPALLISYFHLPPYLKRCFVYCALYPKDYEFEKDKLILLWIAEDLLPPPKRGESLEEVGCECFDELTSRLFFTKIQYDGNYYFVMHDLLHDLAIFLAGDFYCNSEELGKEEIKIQTRHLRVDLSHCSSRLYNSISKVESLRTLLLFGDFSSPNCNIEAATCEILSKCKYLRVLSFDKLDVLPNSTGELIHLRHLDLSYTHIKTLPESLCSLCNLQTLKLRRCYELTSLPSGFHNLVSLRHLDIRGTHLEEMPRKMSKLNQLHVLSYFVVGKHEDNGIQELGGLANLHGCLEIKKLENMVDVKEAMSAKIMDKRYIDELWLEWSSGDDIVSSTQKERDMLDNLQPQNGLKELKIEGYKGTIFPDWLGNCTYENMTSVSLKSCKNCCMLPSLGQLPSLKSLRIEGLDQLRSIGEEFYKNEGDHRSSHIAPFPSLETLVFDSMPCWEVWHVSESETFPQLRELEITNCPMLKEEILNQVFFRIASSLSDVSKVRKLSIGSNFRDQHTMFLDGDTLRMMGSESVMESTLKAMVSINHPLCLQEIQIEGCRKLEFSQLQQHKYDLVELLILDRCASLTSLSLDVFPNLKNLEIEGCRNLESVSMSEAPHAALEKVTIVRCDKLVSFAGEGLAAPNLTHLKFIQCLKLEALPRDMKSLLPGLHSLQIHGCPNMCRLAEGGLPPNLNTLGVGICEQMRDLSWMRNLDDLTHLTVSGYDCDNIKSYPEVGSLPHLPSLTTLEICGFNNLETLECNELLRLTSLQQLHINWCPKLENMEGEKLPPSLLLLKIEYCRLLGEHWKNKHQLIWPKISHIPTIHVDYYGQIV encoded by the coding sequence ATGGCTGGTGCAGTTGTTGGTGGAGCTTTCCTCTCTGGCTTCATTAACATTGTCATTAACAAGTTCCTTACAGAGGATGTGGCCAACAAGGTGTTTGGCAAGAAGCTTGGCCCTGACTTGGTTGAAAGGCTGAAGACTGCTCTGTTGGGTGCTGAAGCTCTTGTTGCTGATgctgagttgaagcagtttggtAATCTCAATGTGAGGAAGTGGCTTGATAGTCTCCGGGATGCTGTTTACTGTGCTGAGGACTTACTCGCCACTGTCCTCACCAAAGCCGCCACTAAAAAGGAGGAAAGTTCTTCCTGGTGGTCCCCGACCTTCTTCATCAACCGAGATAAAGATGACATGGTAGACAAGATGGTAGGGGTGGTTAGAAGAATTGAGGATCTTGGAAAACAAAAAGATTTCCTTGGTCTTGAAAAGATTCCCACTGGTAGCTCATCATGGAGGACTCCGTCCAGTTCTCTTGTAAGAGGGACTGTTTATGGCAGGGAGGATGACAAGAAGGCCTTAATCAAGATGCTGAATGACAACAATGAGCATCACTTGTCTGTGATTGCTATTGTTGGCATAGGTGGGGTTGGTAAAACAACTTTAGCCCAATGGCTGTACAACAACGAGGAGTTTATGAAGGGATTTGATCTGAAAGCATGGGTCTGTGTTTCGGAGAAGTTTGAAGTTGTTGAGACTACAAGGAATGTCATAAAGCAGATCCATGGAGGTACTTGTAGTCTCGATGATTTCAATTCACTTCAAAATGCTTTGAAAGAAGAATTTTCCAATAAGAAGTTCTTTATTGTTCTGGATGATGTTTGGAGTGATGATGGTGACAAATGGAGTAATTTTATGACCCCTTTCCAACAAAATGGGAATAAGGGAAGTATTGTTCTTCTGACTACTCGGGAGGAAAATGTTGCTTCCGCAGTTCAAAATTGTCAGCCTTATTTTCTCTGGGAGTTGTCGGAGGACTATTGTTGGTCAGTGTTTGCAGAAAATGCATCTTTTCCACAATCAAATGGGAGAGCAGCACTTGAAGAAATAGGTAGAAAGATTGTCAAGAAGTGTGATGGCTTGCCGTTAGCTGCAGAAACACTTGGTCGCTTGTTACGTACAAAGCATGATGTTGAGGAATGGAACAAGATACTAATGAGTCATATTTGGGGATTTTCTTTGGAGAAGAGTAAGATTATTCCAGCATTACTGATAAGTTACTTCCATCTTCCTCCATATTTAAAGCGTTGTTTTGTTTATTGTGCTTTATATCCCAAGGATTATGAATTTGAGAAAGATAAATTAATCCTTTTGTGGATAGCAGAAGATCTTTTACCACCAccaaagagaggagagagtttAGAAGAAGTTGGTTGTGAGTGTTTTGATGAACTTACTTCCAGATTATTTTTCACAAAGATTCAATATGATGGCAATTATTATTTTGTGATGCATGATCTGTTGCATGATTTAGCAATATTCCTTGCTGGAGATTTCTATTGCAACTCAGAAGAACTTGGTAAAGAGGAGATAAAGATTCAGACTCGGCATTTGCGTGTGGATTTAAGTCATTGTAGCTCAAGACTTTATAATTCTATTTCTAAAGTAGAATCTTTGAGAACATTATTATTGTTTGGCGATTTCTCATCTCCCAACTGCAACATTGAAGCGGCAACATGTGAGATATTATCAAAGTGTAAATACTTGAGAGTTTTATCCTTTGATAAACTTGATGTGTTGCCTAATTCAACAGGAGAATTGATCCATCTGCGCCACTTGGATCTCTCTTATACTCATATAAAGACATTGCCTGAGTCTTTGTGCAGCTTGTGTAATTTGCAAACATTGAAGTTGCGTCGTTGTTATGAGCTAACTTCGCTGCCTAGTGGTTTTCATAATCTTGTGAGTTTGCGCCATCTTGATATTAGAGGAACTCATTTAGAAGAAATGCCTAGAAAAATGAGCAAATTGAATCAGTTGCACGTTTTAAGTTATTTTGTTGTGGGAAAGCACGAAGACAATGGAATCCAGGAGTTAGGAGGGCTGGCAAATCTTCATGGATGCCTTGAGATTAAGAAGTTGGAGAATATGGTTGATGTGAAAGAAGCAATGAGTGCAAAGATAATGGATAAGAGGTACATTGATGAATTATGGTTGGAATGGTCTTCAGGTGATGATATAGTTTCAAGCACacaaaaagaaagagacatgcTCGATAACTTGCAACCGCAGAATGGCTTGAAAGAGTTGAAAATCGAGGGATACAAGGGTACAATATTTCCAGATTGGTTGGGGAACTGTACCTACGAAAACATGACAAGTGTATCTCTAAAGTCTTGCAAGAATTGCTGCATGCTGCCTTCACTTGGACAGCTGCCGTCTCTTAAGTCCCTGCGCATTGAAGGTTTGGATCAGCTGAGGAGTATTGGCGAGGAGTTTTACAAGAATGAAGGAGATCATCGTTCTTCGCATATTGCACCGTTTCCCTCACTGGAGACTTTGGTATTTGATAGCATGCCATGTTGGGAGGTGTGGCACGTATCTGAGTCGGAAACATTTCCTCAGCTTAGGGAGCTTGAAATAACAAATTGCCCAATGTTGAAGGAAGAGATCCTTAATCAGGTATTCTTCAGAATCGCTTCTTCTTTGTCAGATGTTTCCAAAGTTCGCAAACTAAGTATAGGCAGCAACTTTAGAGACCAGCACACCATGTTTCTTGATGGGGATACTTTAAGAATGATGGGAAGTGAATCTGTGATGGAGTCTACATTGAAGGCAATGGTCAGCATCAACCATCCACTTTGCCTCCAAGAAATACAGATCGAAGGGTGTAGAAAACTAGAATTCTCCCAGCTACAGCAGCACAAGTATGATTTGGTAGAGCTACTAATACTAGACAGGTGTGCTTCACTGACCTCCTTGTCGTTGGATGTCTTTCCCAATCTCAAGAATCTGGAGATAGAAGGGTGTAGGAATCTGGAATCAGTGTCAATGTCAGAGGCACCACACGCTGCTCTGGAAAAAGTCACCATCGTCCGCTGCGACAAATTAGTGTCATTTGCTGGAGAAGGACTGGCTGCACCCAACTTGACTCATCTTAAATTCATACAATGCTTGAAGTTGGAGGCATTACCACGTGACATGAAGAGTCTACTCCCAGGTTTACACTCTCTCCAAATACATGGCTGCCCAAACATGTGCAGGTTGGCAGAGGGTGGTTTGCCGCCTAACTTGAACACACTTGGTGTGGGAATTTGCGAGCAAATGAGAGATCTATCATGGATGCGCAACTTGGACGACCTCACTCATCTTACAGTTTCAGGTTATGACTGCGACAACATAAAGTCATATCCAGAGGTGGGTTCGCTGCCTCACCTTCCCTCTCTTACCACTCTTGAGATATGTGGGTTTAATAATCTGGAGACATTGGAGTGCAACGAGCTTCTCCGCCTCACCTCCCTTCAACAACTACACATTAATTGGTGTCCAAAGCTGGAGAATATGGAAGGAGAAAAGCTGCCTCCCTCTCTCTTGCTACTCAAAATTGAATACTGTCGTTTGCTGGGAGAACACTGGAAGAACAAGCATCAACTAATCTGGCCCAAAATTTCCCACATTCCCACCATTCACGTGGACTACTACGGACAAATTGTCTGA
- the LOC112726344 gene encoding putative disease resistance RPP13-like protein 1 has product MAGAVVGGAFLSGFINIVINKFLTEDVANKVFGKKLGPNLVERLKTALLGAEALVADAEMKQFGNPSVRKWLDSLRDAVYCAQDLLDAVLLKATTQKNASSSWSLSFFINRDTKMVDKMEVVVRRIEDLGKQKDFLGLEKIPTGSSSWRTPSTSLVKGTVYGREDDKKALIKMLNDNCEHHLSVFAIVGIGGVGKTTLAQWLYNNEGEFMKGFDLKAWVCVSEKFEVVETTRNVIKQLHGDSCSLDDFNSLQNALKEELSNKKFFIVLDDVWSDDGDKWSNFMTPFQQNGNKGSIVLLTTREENVASAVQNCRPYFLKKLSEDYCWSVFAENASFPQSNGRAALEEIGRKIVKKCDGLPLAAETLGRLLCTKHDVEEWNKILMSDIWGFSVQKSKIIPALLISYFHLPPHLKGCFVYCALYSKDHKFEKDDLILLWMAEDLLPPPKRGESLEEVGCECFDELTSRLFFTKNEDFGDYFVMHDLLHDLAIFLAGDFYCNSKELGKEEIKIQTRHLCVDLRHCSSKFYNSISKVESLRTLLLFGAFSSPNCNIEAATCEILSKCKYLRVLSFDKLDVLPNSTGELIHLRHLDLSYTHIKTLPESLCSLCNLQTLKLRRCYELTSLPSGFHNLVSLRHLDIRGTHLEEMPRKMSELNQLHVLSYFVVGKHKDNGIQELGGLANLHGCLEIKKLENMVDVKEAMSAKIMDKSYIDELWLEWSSGDDIVSSTQKERDMLDNLQPQNGLKELKIERYKGTIFPDWLGNCSYQNMTSISLKSCKNCCMLPSLGQLPSLKSLSIKGLDQLRSIGEEFYKNEGDHHSSHIAPFPTLETLVFDSMPCWEVWHVSESETFLQLRNLEITDCPMLKEEMRNQVFSRIVSSLSDVSKVRKLLMGYHYITSHTDAMFLDEDTLRIRGSEFVKESALKAMMSINHLCCLQEIHIEGCRKLEFPEQQQHKYDLVELQIEHSCDSLTSLSLDVFPNLKNLQIKVCRNLESVSMSEAPHAALQRLSISGCDKLVSLAGEGLAAPNLTHRNVSRCSKLEALPRDMKSLLPSL; this is encoded by the coding sequence ATGGCCGGTGCAGTTGTTGGTGGAGCTTTCCTCTCTGGTTTCATTAACATTGTCATTAACAAGTTCCTTACAGAGGATGTGGCCAACAAGGTGTTTGGCAAGAAGCTTGGCCCTAACTTGGTTGAAAGGCTGAAGACTGCTCTGTTGGGTGCTGAAGCTCTTGTTGCTGATGCTGAGATGAAGCAGTTCGGTAATCCATCTGTGAGGAAGTGGCTCGATAGTCTCCGGGATGCTGTTTACTGTGCTCAGGACTTGCTGGATGCTGTTCTCCTCAAAGCCACCACTCAAAAGAATGCAAGTTCTTCCTGGTCCCTTAGCTTCTTCATCAACCGAGATACAAAGATGGTAGACAAGATGGAAGTGGTGGTTAGAAGAATTGAGGATCTTGGAAAACAAAAAGATTTCCTTGGTCTTGAAAAGATTCCCACTGGTAGCTCATCATGGAGGACTCCATCCACTTCTCTTGTAAAAGGGACTGTGTATGGCAGGGAGGATGACAAGAAGGCCTTAATCAAGATGCTGAATGACAACTGTGAGCATCACTTGTCTGTGTTTGCTATTGTTGGCATAGGTGGGGTTGGTAAAACAACTTTAGCCCAATGGCTGTACAACAATGAAGGGGAGTTCATGAAGGGATTTGATCTGAAAGCATGGGTTTGCGTTTCGGAGAAGTTTGAAGTTGTTGAGACTACAAGGAATGTCATAAAGCAGCTACATGGGGATTCTTGTAGTCTCGATGATTTCAATTCACTTCAAAATGCTCTGAAAGAAGAATTGTCCAATAAGAAGTTCTTTATTGTTCTTGATGATGTTTGGAGTGATGATGGTGACAAATGGAGTAATTTTATGACCCCTTTCCAACAAAATGGGAATAAGGGAAGTATTGTTCTTCTGACTACTCGGGAGGAAAATGTTGCTTCCGCAGTTCAAAATTGTCGCCCTTATTTTCTCAAGAAGTTGTCGGAGGACTATTGTTGGTCAGTGTTTGCAGAAAATGCATCTTTTCCACAATCAAATGGGAGAGCAGCACTTGAAGAAATAGGCAGAAAGATTGTCAAGAAGTGTGATGGCTTGCCATTAGCTGCAGAAACACTTGGTCGTTTGTTATGTACAAAGCACGATGTTGAGGAATGGAACAAGATACTAATGAGTGATATTTGGGGATTTTCTGTGCAGAAGAGTAAGATTATCCCAGCATTACTGATAAGTTACTTCCATCTTCCTCCACATTTAAAGGGTTGTTTTGTTTACTGTGCTTTATATTCCAAAGATCATAAATTTGAGAAAGATGATCTAATCCTTTTGTGGATGGCAGAAGATCTTTTACCACCACCAAAAAGAGGAGAGAGTTTAGAAGAAGTTGGTTGTGAATGTTTTGATGAACTAACTTCCAGATTATTTTTCACAAAGAATGAAGACTTTGGTGATTATTTTGTGATGCATGATCTGTTGCATGATTTAGCAATATTCCTTGCTGGAGATTTCTATTGCAACTCAAAAGAACTTGGTAAAGAGGAGATAAAGATTCAGACTCGGCATTTATGTGTAGATTTACGTCATTGTAGCTCAAAATTTTATAATTCTATTTCTAAAGTAGAATCTTTGAGAACATTATTATTGTTTGGCGCTTTCTCATCTCCCAACTGCAACATTGAAGCGGCAACATGTGAGATATTATCAAAGTGTAAATACTTGAGAGTTTTATCCTTTGATAAACTTGATGTGTTGCCTAATTCAACAGGAGAATTGATCCATCTGCGCCACTTGGATCTCTCTTATACTCATATAAAGACATTGCCTGAGTCTTTGTGCAGCTTGTGTAATTTGCAAACATTGAAGTTGCGTCGTTGTTATGAGCTAACTTCGCTGCCTAGTGGTTTTCATAATCTTGTGAGTTTGCGCCATCTTGATATTAGAGGAACTCATTTAGAAGAAATGCCTAGAAAAATGAGCGAATTGAATCAGTTGCACGTTTTAAGTTATTTTGTTGTGGGCAAGCACAAAGACAATGGAATCCAGGAGTTAGGAGGGCTGGCAAATCTTCATGGATGCCTTGAGATTAAGAAGTTGGAGAATATGGTTGATGTGAAAGAAGCAATGAGTGCAAAGATAATGGATAAGAGTTACATTGATGAATTATGGTTGGAATGGTCTTCAGGTGATGATATAGTTTCAAGCACacaaaaagaaagagacatgcTCGATAACTTGCAACCGCAGAATGGCTTGAAAGAGTTGAAAATCGAGAGATACAAGGGTACAATATTTCCAGATTGGTTGGGGAACTGTTCCTACCAAAACATGACAAGTATATCTCTAAAGTCTTGCAAGAATTGCTGCATGCTGCCTTCACTTGGACAGCTGCCATCTCTTAAGTCCCTAAGCATTAAAGGTTTGGATCAGCTGAGGAGTATTGGCGAAGAGTTTTACAAGAATGAAGGAGATCATCATTCTTCGCATATTGCACCGTTTCCCACACTGGAGACTTTGGTATTTGATAGCATGCCATGTTGGGAGGTGTGGCACGTATCTGAGTCGGAAACATTTCTTCAACTTAGGAATCTTGAAATAACAGATTGCCCAATGTTAAAGGAAGAGATGCGTAATCAGGTATTCTCCAGGATAGTTTCTTCTTTGTCGGATGTTTCCAAAGTTCGCAAACTACTTATGGGCTACCACTATATAACCTCGCACACCGATGCCATGTTTCTTGATGAGGATACTTTAAGAATTAGGGGAAGTGAATTTGTGAAGGAGTCTGCATTGAAGGCAATGATGAGCATCAACCATCTATGTTGCCTCCAAGAAATACACATCGAAGGGTGTAGAAAACTAGAATTCCCAGAGCAACAACAGCACAAGTATGATTTGGTAGAGCTACAAATAGAACACAGCTGCGATTCACTGACCTCCTTGTCGTTGGATGTCTTTCCCAATCTCAAGAATCTCCAGATAAAAGTGTGTAGGAATCTGGAATCAGTGTCAATGTCAGAGGCACCACACGCTGCTCTTCAACGTCTCTCCATCAGTGGATGCGACAAATTAGTGTCATTAGCAGGAGAAGGACTGGCTGCACCCAACTTGACTCATCGCAATGTTAGCAGGTGCTCAAAGTTGGAGGCATTACCACGTGACATGAAGAGTCTACTCCCAAGTTTATAG